Proteins from a genomic interval of Chitinophagales bacterium:
- the pnp gene encoding polyribonucleotide nucleotidyltransferase: MSNWKVFSKTIDLGDGREITIETGKLARQADGAVLVRMGDAVLLATVVSKKEAKEGMNFFPLSVDYQEKFAAAGRIPGGFFKREARPSEYEILICRLVDRALRPLFPDEYYNETQILISLISADVEVMPDALAGLAASAAIAVSDIPFNGPISEVRVARIDGKLIINPSVSEVEKADLNILMGATEANVMMVEGESHECSEEDLVEAIRFGHDAIKIQCQAQNELRAICGKEKREIELPEGDEELYAQVAELASDKVYEVAKSALSKKDRQESFSTIQDEVIEAMFGEEEEPDSGKMDLAKKYFHKVEKEVIRKMILTDRTRLDGRELNEVRPLLIETGILPSPHGCALFCRGETQSLTTCTLGTKQDEQMHDKAIGLSFSNFMLHYNFPPFSTGEAKPMRGTSRREIGHGMLAMRSLKQVMPDDADNPYTIRVVSDILESNGSSSMATVCAGSLALMDAGVQIKTGVSGIAMGLITDGNDFAVLSDILGDEDHLGDMDFKVTGTKNGICAVQMDIKVEGLPYEILTKALHQAREGRLHILSQMDEIMDTPRSEPKPHAPRIVKIFIPGDMIGAIIGPGGKVIQAIQKETETVIVVQEDAENKRGEVMISSSNKASIDAAVKWVEELVAVPEVGTIYEGTVKSVVDFGAFVEFMRGKEGLLHISEISWKRLENMDDVFEVGEKVKVKLLDIDQRSGKFKLSRKVLLESPYGDSDRGGDRGGDRGRDNRGDNRGRDNNRGRDNRGGGGRRDDRNRR, encoded by the coding sequence ATGAGCAATTGGAAGGTATTCTCCAAAACGATTGACCTTGGAGATGGAAGAGAAATAACTATAGAAACAGGTAAATTAGCCAGACAAGCAGACGGAGCTGTGCTTGTACGTATGGGAGATGCCGTCTTGTTAGCTACGGTGGTATCTAAGAAAGAAGCAAAAGAAGGAATGAATTTTTTCCCGTTATCCGTTGATTACCAAGAAAAATTTGCAGCAGCGGGGCGTATTCCTGGAGGATTCTTCAAACGTGAAGCCAGACCTTCTGAATACGAAATTTTGATATGTCGTTTGGTAGATAGAGCCTTGCGCCCATTGTTTCCTGATGAATACTACAATGAAACACAAATATTAATTTCTTTGATTTCGGCTGATGTGGAAGTGATGCCTGATGCCTTGGCAGGTTTGGCGGCTTCTGCTGCTATTGCTGTATCAGATATTCCTTTCAATGGCCCAATTTCGGAAGTGAGAGTTGCTCGTATTGATGGTAAATTGATAATCAATCCATCGGTTTCAGAGGTTGAAAAAGCAGATTTGAATATCTTAATGGGAGCAACTGAAGCCAACGTGATGATGGTCGAGGGTGAATCTCATGAATGTTCGGAAGAAGATTTGGTAGAAGCGATTCGATTTGGTCATGATGCTATCAAAATTCAATGTCAAGCACAAAACGAATTGCGTGCAATTTGTGGCAAAGAAAAACGTGAAATTGAATTGCCGGAAGGTGATGAAGAATTATATGCTCAAGTCGCAGAATTGGCTAGCGATAAGGTATATGAAGTAGCCAAAAGTGCTTTGAGCAAAAAAGACCGTCAGGAGTCGTTTTCTACTATTCAAGATGAAGTTATTGAAGCCATGTTTGGGGAAGAAGAAGAACCTGATTCCGGCAAAATGGACTTGGCTAAAAAATATTTCCACAAAGTAGAAAAGGAGGTTATCCGCAAGATGATTTTGACCGATCGTACAAGATTGGACGGCAGAGAACTGAATGAGGTTCGGCCTTTGTTGATTGAAACAGGTATCTTACCTTCTCCCCATGGCTGTGCATTGTTTTGTAGAGGGGAAACGCAATCACTCACAACTTGTACACTTGGTACAAAACAAGATGAGCAGATGCACGACAAAGCTATTGGACTTTCTTTCTCCAATTTTATGCTACACTACAACTTTCCTCCATTTTCTACGGGCGAGGCAAAACCTATGAGGGGTACAAGTCGTCGAGAAATTGGACACGGTATGTTGGCCATGCGCTCTTTGAAGCAGGTGATGCCTGATGATGCAGACAATCCATACACTATTCGTGTGGTATCTGATATTTTGGAATCTAACGGTTCTTCTTCTATGGCAACGGTCTGTGCTGGTTCATTGGCATTAATGGATGCGGGTGTACAAATCAAAACGGGTGTTTCGGGTATCGCAATGGGTTTGATTACCGATGGTAATGACTTTGCCGTATTGTCCGACATTTTGGGTGATGAAGATCACCTTGGAGATATGGACTTCAAAGTGACAGGTACAAAAAATGGTATTTGTGCGGTACAAATGGATATCAAAGTAGAAGGATTACCCTACGAAATTTTAACAAAAGCATTGCATCAAGCAAGGGAAGGACGCTTACACATCTTATCTCAAATGGATGAGATTATGGATACTCCTCGTTCTGAACCGAAACCTCATGCACCTCGTATTGTGAAAATTTTCATTCCTGGGGATATGATTGGTGCGATTATCGGACCTGGTGGTAAAGTGATTCAAGCGATTCAGAAAGAAACAGAAACGGTCATCGTGGTTCAGGAAGATGCTGAAAACAAACGTGGCGAAGTGATGATTTCTTCTAGCAATAAAGCATCTATTGATGCCGCAGTGAAGTGGGTTGAAGAATTGGTGGCAGTGCCAGAAGTAGGTACAATCTATGAAGGTACGGTTAAAAGTGTGGTTGACTTTGGCGCATTTGTAGAATTTATGCGTGGAAAAGAGGGCTTACTACACATCTCCGAAATTTCTTGGAAACGATTGGAGAATATGGACGATGTTTTTGAAGTCGGTGAGAAAGTAAAGGTGAAGTTATTGGATATTGACCAACGCAGCGGCAAATTCAAATTGTCTCGAAAAGTATTGCTCGAAAGCCCTTATGGTGACAGCGATAGAGGTGGTGATCGTGGTGGCGACCGAGGTAGAGATAACCGAGGTGACAATAGAGGTCGTGACAATAATAGAGGAAGAGACAACCGAGGCGGCGGTGGTAGAAGAGATGACCGCAATAGAAGATAA
- a CDS encoding NAD-dependent deacylase, with protein MKKQKIVVLTGAGISAESGIATFRGSGGLWEGHDIMEVASPEGWKKNPKLVLNFYNLRRADVVKAQPNDAHKALARLEEKYEVQIITQNIDNLHERGGSSNVLHLHGEITKVRSTRYPELIYDIGGKAIQMGDLCDKGAQLRPHIVWFGEAVPMMQEATFSTYDADIFIVVGTSMVVYPAASLIHYVEDSVPKYLIDPFIPESVYHIRNLTTIEEKATVGVTRLVERLLEK; from the coding sequence ATGAAAAAACAAAAAATAGTTGTCTTGACAGGTGCTGGAATTAGTGCCGAAAGTGGAATTGCTACCTTTAGAGGGAGCGGTGGATTGTGGGAAGGTCATGATATTATGGAAGTAGCTTCACCAGAAGGCTGGAAGAAAAACCCCAAACTGGTGCTGAACTTCTACAACCTTAGACGTGCCGATGTCGTAAAAGCACAACCCAATGATGCTCACAAAGCATTGGCGAGGTTGGAGGAAAAATATGAAGTGCAGATCATTACCCAAAATATCGACAACCTTCACGAAAGAGGCGGTTCCTCCAATGTGCTACATTTGCATGGGGAAATCACCAAAGTTCGCAGTACCCGCTACCCTGAACTTATCTATGATATAGGTGGAAAGGCAATTCAAATGGGCGACCTCTGCGATAAAGGAGCGCAACTGCGTCCACACATTGTATGGTTTGGAGAAGCAGTACCGATGATGCAAGAAGCTACTTTTTCGACTTATGATGCCGATATATTTATAGTAGTCGGAACTTCAATGGTCGTATATCCTGCAGCTTCCCTGATTCACTATGTAGAGGATAGTGTTCCCAAGTATTTGATAGACCCATTCATTCCAGAGAGTGTCTACCACATTCGCAATTTGACCACCATTGAAGAAAAAGCAACAGTTGGAGTGACAAGATTGGTGGAGAGATTGTTGGAAAAATAA
- the rpsO gene encoding 30S ribosomal protein S15 has translation MSETTYLSSADKREMYKEFGGAETNTGSFEAQIAILTKRIAHLSEHLKRNKKDHVTRKALITMVGKRRKFQRYLQKTDITRYRNIIQKLGLRK, from the coding sequence ATGAGTGAAACTACTTATTTATCGTCAGCGGATAAACGTGAAATGTACAAAGAGTTTGGCGGTGCAGAAACAAATACAGGTTCTTTTGAAGCACAAATTGCAATTCTAACCAAAAGAATTGCTCATTTATCAGAGCATTTGAAAAGAAATAAAAAAGACCATGTAACCAGAAAAGCTTTGATTACAATGGTAGGAAAAAGACGTAAATTCCAACGTTACCTTCAAAAAACTGACATTACTCGTTATAGAAACATTATCCAAAAATTAGGATTGAGGAAATAA